A stretch of the Papaver somniferum cultivar HN1 chromosome 6, ASM357369v1, whole genome shotgun sequence genome encodes the following:
- the LOC113289369 gene encoding dof zinc finger protein DOF1.4-like produces the protein MIQELLGSTGLLSDGGGGERKYPYFHCGIEAGLPNTTSSYSTPTSSIPSTPTTTAATTMTTTTVTATGATDTTTTTPTNNTNPNTPSSDQPSLRCPRCDSPNTKFCYYNNYNLTQPRHFCKTCRRYWTKGGALRNVPIGGGCRKNKSSTASTTTASSVIPSITAGKTSTASGYVVGGNIIKNSSDNNRNGFEFDHHSQTNPILWSSSASPQNSSQQLLALLRSASSYSQNTNPNPNNNCHASAVKDEAGFMMGSFMGCTSESALNTTTSALNTKTLNIDPLLGHQVNPIGLCGNSSFWRNNQQQNNYLLQQDNNNNSNEVRNDNTSGIQELYQRLRSSTNYYNSSNTTDHTSGLFMNINIGSSAPSPSILESAPVASVGGVGDMGYSWMNPQFSWSDLPTATNGAFP, from the coding sequence atgatacaagAATTGTTGGGCAGTACAGGACTGctaagtgatggtggtggaggagAAAGGAAATATCCATATTTTCATTGTGGAATTGAAGCTGGTTTACCTAATACAACATCTTCTTACTCCACACCAACTAGTAGTATTCCCAGTACTCCTACTACAACTGCTGCTACAACAATGACGACGACAACGGTTACAGCAACTGGTGCTACTGATACTACTACAACTACTCCTACAAATAATACCAATCCTAATACTCCATCATCAGATCAACCaagtttgagatgcccaagatgtGATTCACCAAACACAAAGTTTTGTTACTACAACAACTATAATCTTACTCAACCTCGCCATTTCTGTAAGACTTGCCGACGTTACTGGACTAAAGGCGGTGCTCTCCGTAATGTTCCAATTGGCGGTGGATGCCGAAAAAACAAGAGCTCTACTGCTTCTACTACCACAGCTAGTAGCGTTATTCCTTCCATTACAGCAGGTAAAACATCTACAGCATCTGGTTATGTTGTTGGTGgaaatataataaaaaattcTTCAGACAATAACAGAAATGGTTTTGAGTTTGATCATCATAGCCAAACAAACCCAATTTTATGGTCTTCATCAGCATCACCACAAAATTCATCTCAGCAGTTGTTAGCTTTACTTAGATCAGCTTCATCTTACTCTCAGAAtacaaaccctaaccctaacAATAATTGTCATGCTAGTGCTGTAAAAGATGAAGCAGGATTCATGATGGGATCATTTATGGGTTGTACTTCTGAATCTGCATTAAACACTACTACCAGTGCATTaaacacaaaaaccctaaatataGATCCATTACTAGGTCATCAAGTGAATCCTATTGGTCTATGCGGTAACAGTTCTTTCTGGAGGAACAATCAACAGCAGAACAATTATTTGTTGCAGCAGGATAATAATAATAACAGCAATGAAGTGCGTAATGATAACACAAGTGGGATTCAAGAGCTTTATCAGAGACTCAGGTCATCAACAAATTACTACAACAGTAGTAATACGACGGATCATACATCAGGTTTATTCATGAACATCAATATTGGATCATCAGCACCATCTCCTTCTATATTGGAATCAGCTCCTGTTGCTTCTGTCGGTGGAGTTGGAGATATGGGTTACTCATGGATGAATCCTCAATTTTCTTGGTCTGATCTTCCTACAGCTACCAATGGTGCCTTTCCTTAG